The sequence AATCTCTTCTCCTACTTATGGCGTTCTTGATGGCAGAAAACATATCCGCAATAGGGTCCATCCTTAAACCTCCTTACCAGCTTGCCTTTCTAACTCCGGGTAGTTCACCTTTAAGCGCAAGCTCTCTAAAACATAGCCTGCACATACCAAAGTATCTGATAAATCCCCTTGGTCTTCCGCACAGGGGACATCTGTTTTTGTGTCTAACATCATACTTGGGAAAGTGTTTAATGTCCTTAGCTATCTTGGCTTTTCTTGGCATAATCTCCTCCTTTAAGCGCTCCTTATAGGCAGTCCCAAGAGGGACAACAGCCAAAGCGCT is a genomic window of Hydrogenobacter hydrogenophilus containing:
- a CDS encoding type Z 30S ribosomal protein S14; the encoded protein is MPRKAKIAKDIKHFPKYDVRHKNRCPLCGRPRGFIRYFGMCRLCFRELALKGELPGVRKASW